A single window of Tuberibacillus sp. Marseille-P3662 DNA harbors:
- a CDS encoding YppG family protein: MARQNNDQGPPVDPFNQMMFFGPPTGPPPQQQSQDQQPNQTQDIKAMMSSFMDDNGNLDMNKLMDGADQVFKMVDKTKPMIKQLSPLLNMFKKQ; the protein is encoded by the coding sequence ATGGCTCGTCAAAATAATGATCAAGGGCCTCCAGTTGATCCGTTTAACCAAATGATGTTTTTTGGCCCACCAACCGGTCCCCCGCCCCAACAACAATCACAGGACCAACAACCAAATCAAACTCAAGACATCAAAGCCATGATGTCATCTTTCATGGATGATAACGGTAATCTAGATATGAATAAACTGATGGATGGCGCTGATCAAGTCTTTAAAATGGTTGATAAGACCAAGCCGATGATTAAGCAGCTATCACCTTTATTAAACATGTTTAAAAAGCAGTAG
- a CDS encoding alpha/beta fold hydrolase, with the protein MQTRSFKIDQQWQMIHEPDRPNGFGLLIIGDVNNYVNEYQSLWTQNEQRLNLLSKLVEQGYTVFYSNLMGRQWGSPDAINFISKIFKWVSKDCTLNPNYHVLAEGTGAITALMLTQQHPSSIRSLAFINPCLDLEQQLNHAKKSRLLYDSLETEIADAYYVEHYEDLHKLIREERNLQDYDQCHPIAIWHDIRHFHYPIDIHSRNFEKICKEKNIPLELKISMDDQPFAREEGLKHFFNKHESVLN; encoded by the coding sequence ATGCAAACACGTTCGTTTAAAATTGACCAACAATGGCAAATGATTCACGAACCGGATCGGCCGAATGGTTTCGGATTGCTCATTATTGGTGACGTTAACAACTATGTCAATGAGTATCAAAGTCTCTGGACCCAGAATGAGCAAAGGCTCAATCTGTTGTCTAAACTGGTCGAACAGGGTTATACCGTTTTTTATTCGAATCTTATGGGACGTCAATGGGGGAGTCCTGATGCTATTAACTTTATAAGCAAAATTTTCAAATGGGTGTCTAAAGATTGTACATTGAACCCGAATTATCACGTATTGGCCGAGGGAACAGGAGCTATCACTGCATTAATGTTAACGCAACAACATCCCTCGTCTATCCGATCGCTCGCTTTTATTAATCCTTGTTTGGATTTGGAGCAACAACTGAACCATGCCAAGAAAAGCCGTCTACTTTATGACAGTTTAGAAACTGAAATAGCCGATGCCTATTATGTTGAACATTATGAGGATCTACATAAACTGATTCGGGAAGAGCGAAATCTACAAGACTATGATCAATGTCATCCCATTGCGATTTGGCATGATATTCGCCACTTTCATTATCCAATAGATATCCATAGCCGAAACTTTGAAAAAATATGTAAAGAAAAAAATATACCCTTGGAGTTAAAAATAAGTATGGATGACCAACCATTTGCTCGTGAGGAAGGGTTGAAGCATTTCTTTAATAAACATGAGTCTGTATTGAATTGA
- a CDS encoding beta-ketoacyl-ACP synthase III: protein MGAGVLGVGKFSPEKVLTNFDLEKMVDTSDEWIRTRTGIEERRIADDDTDTSDMAYYASVNAMKDAGVQAEDLDLILVATVTPDYPFPSVACLIQEKLGAWNAAAMDLSAACAGCMYGMITAKQFIESDTYKNILVVGVEKLSKITNWEDRNTAVLFGDGAGAVVMGPVTDGRGVLSFELGSDGSGAKELFQDEPGIYMNGREVFKFAVRQMGESAVNVVEKAGLTKGDIDHLIPHQANIRIMEASRQRLELPEDRMVKTVQKYGNTSSSTIPIALAEAYEDGRINDDDIVVLVGFGGGLTWGAVTLKWGQ, encoded by the coding sequence ATGGGGGCTGGCGTTTTGGGCGTAGGTAAATTTTCTCCCGAGAAAGTCTTAACCAATTTTGACTTAGAAAAAATGGTCGACACATCCGATGAGTGGATTCGGACACGGACAGGAATAGAAGAACGCCGAATTGCTGATGATGATACAGACACATCAGATATGGCCTATTATGCATCAGTTAACGCGATGAAGGATGCAGGCGTTCAAGCAGAGGATTTAGATTTAATTTTAGTAGCCACAGTGACACCAGATTATCCGTTTCCGTCCGTTGCCTGTTTGATTCAGGAAAAGTTAGGTGCTTGGAATGCGGCAGCGATGGATCTCAGCGCCGCGTGTGCCGGGTGTATGTACGGCATGATTACAGCTAAGCAATTCATTGAGTCGGATACTTATAAAAATATTCTTGTGGTTGGTGTTGAAAAACTATCAAAAATCACCAATTGGGAAGATCGTAACACAGCGGTTTTGTTTGGTGATGGTGCAGGTGCTGTTGTTATGGGGCCTGTTACTGATGGCAGAGGTGTGTTATCTTTTGAACTTGGTTCCGATGGCAGTGGTGCCAAGGAATTATTTCAAGACGAACCAGGTATCTATATGAATGGTCGTGAAGTCTTTAAATTTGCTGTCCGGCAAATGGGAGAATCAGCCGTTAATGTTGTGGAAAAAGCGGGACTTACTAAAGGGGATATTGATCACCTTATTCCGCATCAAGCAAATATTCGTATTATGGAGGCTTCGCGTCAGCGTCTTGAATTACCGGAAGATAGAATGGTAAAGACGGTGCAAAAATATGGGAATACCTCGTCTTCGACAATTCCTATCGCTTTGGCTGAAGCGTATGAAGATGGTAGAATAAATGATGATGATATTGTCGTCCTAGTCGGTTTTGGCGGCGGTTTAACTTGGGGTGCCGTCACCTTGAAATGGGGACAATAA